CATGGGGTGGCTCCGCGAGGCGCTCTCCCCCGATGGCTTCAACGTCGGAATGAACTTGGGCCGCGCAGCCGGGGCCGGCATTCCGGACCATCTTCACGCCCATGTCGTGCCCCGCTGGGATGGGGACACCAACTTCATGGCCACGACCGCGAACACGAAGGTGCTCCCCGAAGACTTGCACACCACCTACGGCAAGCTCCGCGCGTCCATGTCCCCCGAAGCCCGCGACTCGACGAGGTCTGGCGTACAGGAGCCCTCTGAGTGACCCACACAGCTCTCCCCTTCTATGAGTACGGCCTCCATTGACGACCGCCGCACCACGGTCGACGCGTACGACTTCCGGGAAGTACACCCGCACGTCCGCTTCGGCACGGCCAGCAACCGATACGGCGGCTGGGTCGGGCAGATCTATCCCCCCGAGCGGTACGCCGATCAGGTCTCGACCCGGTCTCGTAAGATGGGCGGCGAGACCTTCACGGAACGACGGGTGCCCATCGAGTCGGTACGCGACTACTTCGAGCATTTCGCGGTGCTCGAACTCGACTTCACCTTTTACCGTCCGCTGCTAGAGGAAAACGACGAGCGGGGATCGAACTACCACGTCCTCTCCAATTACGCCGAGCACGCTCCTGCGGACGCCTCGTTCTTGGTCAAGGCCCCGCAGAAGTTTTTTGCCCGCACCCTCCGCCGGGACGGAAAGTTCGTCGACAATCCCAATTTTCTTGACGCGGAGGGCTACGTGAACACGTTCCACGAGCCGGCCCTCGACATCTTGGGCGACCAGCTGGACGGAATCATTTTCCAGCAGGAATACCAGCGCGTGGCCGACAGTCCTCGTCCCGACGAGAACGTTCGCCAGCTCGACGACTTCTTCGGGGCTCTTCCCGAGGCCCCGCAACCCCATATCGAACTGCGCTCGGAGCACCTTCTGCGCGGTCCGTACTTCGACTGGCTCGCCGAGCGCGGACTGGGACACGTCTTCAGCCACTGGACCTGGCTGCCCCCCCTCCGCCGACAGTGGGCCATGAGCGGAGAGCGGCTGACCGCGGCCGACGGACAGGCCGTGACCCGCCTGCTCACCCCGCGCGACATGAAGTACGCGGAGGCCTACGCGACGGCCCATCCCTTCGAGGAGCCCGTCGCCGAGCTCAGCGAGACTGAGCAGGCCCACGACATGGTGCTCGACGTGACGGCCCTGGCGTTCCGGGCCGAGGCCCAGAACGCGACGCTCAACGTGATCGCGAACAACCGGGCATGGGGCAACGCCCCAGACCTCAACCGGACCGTTGCGCACCGCATCCTGGACCACGTGGAGAGCCAGGCGTAGGGTGATCGCCGTCGCGACCTGTTCTACCCCACGCGATTCAGGAACCCCTGCAGAATGACGGCCGCGGCAGCCGCGTCCACGCGTCCCTTATCGTACCGCCCCGGCTGGCTCACCCCGGCCTCTCGGAGAAGATCCTTCGCGATCTCAGAGGTGTACCGCTCGTCTTCCCGAGCAATCTTTATGTCCCCGAGGGCTTTGCGGATGCGCTCTACGTACGCCTCCACCATCTCTGTAGCCTCCTCTGCGGTGCCCTCTTCAGTGAGCGGCCACCCCACGACA
This is a stretch of genomic DNA from Salinibacter grassmerensis. It encodes these proteins:
- a CDS encoding DUF72 domain-containing protein: MSTASIDDRRTTVDAYDFREVHPHVRFGTASNRYGGWVGQIYPPERYADQVSTRSRKMGGETFTERRVPIESVRDYFEHFAVLELDFTFYRPLLEENDERGSNYHVLSNYAEHAPADASFLVKAPQKFFARTLRRDGKFVDNPNFLDAEGYVNTFHEPALDILGDQLDGIIFQQEYQRVADSPRPDENVRQLDDFFGALPEAPQPHIELRSEHLLRGPYFDWLAERGLGHVFSHWTWLPPLRRQWAMSGERLTAADGQAVTRLLTPRDMKYAEAYATAHPFEEPVAELSETEQAHDMVLDVTALAFRAEAQNATLNVIANNRAWGNAPDLNRTVAHRILDHVESQA
- the ruvX gene encoding Holliday junction resolvase RuvX, yielding MSTLSSEARVVGVDVGTKRVGLAVADPLRLFAQPHGTYAPDEALDVLRTLRDEKGIDRVVVGWPLTEEGTAEEATEMVEAYVERIRKALGDIKIAREDERYTSEIAKDLLREAGVSQPGRYDKGRVDAAAAAVILQGFLNRVG